ttttagaaaatatttgaaaattttgaAGCAGAAGGATTTTCTGTAATAGAGACAAGTACTCTAACAGAAGAAGGTGTAATCCAAGTTAAAACAGAGGTAAGTCTCTTTTCTCTCAATTTCATTCCAAATGAACAGCTAGCATTTTGCCTCATTTGTATAAATGCAGTCTCACGGTGCATTATCGTGATAAACTTTAAgcatagaatcgtagaatcatttaggttggaaaagacctttaagatcattgagtccaaccgttaacctagcactgccaaatccaccactaaaccatgtccctcagtgccacgtctacatggcttttaaatacctccagggatggtgactcaacctcttccctgggcagcctgttccaacgcttgacaaccctttccatgaagaaatttctcctaatatccaatctaaacctcccctgacacagcttgagcccatttcctctcatcctattgctagctacctgggagaagagaccaacacccacctcactacaacctcctttcaggtagttgtagagagcgataaggtctcccctcagcctcctcttctccaggctaaacaaccccagttccctcagccgctcctcataaggcctgtgctccagacccttcaccagcttccttgcccttctctgaacacgctccagcacctcaatgtctttcctgtagtgagtgtcccaaaactggacacagtattccaggtgcggcctcaccagtgccgagtacaggggaacaatcacctccctgctcctgctggccacactatccctgatacaagccaggatactgttggccttcttgaccacctgggcacactgctggctcatgttcagccggctgtagaccagcacccccaggtccttttcggccaggcagctttccagccactcttccccaagcctgtagcgttgcatggggttgttgttaCCGAAGTGCGtgacccggcacttggcctcgttaaacctcatacagttggcctcggcccattgatccagcctgtccaggtccctctgcagggccatcctaccctcgaacagatcgacactcccacccaacttggtgtcatctgcaaacttactgagggtgcactcgatccccttgtccagatcattgataaaagatactaaacagaacTGGTCGCAatacagagccctggggaacaccacttgtaaCTGGCtaccagctggatttaactccattcaccacaactctctgggcctggccacccagccagttttttacccagcaaagagtgcaCCCATTTTACCCAGCAAATGAGTGCACCCATGAGCAACCAGTTTgtccaggagaatgctgtgggaaatggtgtcaaaggctttactaaagtccatGTAAACTTTGTGATGCTTTATAGCCTGTTGAGCCTCAGTGGACTTGGgtgcaaatggaaaattatgtctaatacaaataataatttaaaaaaaaaaagtgagatttttctgaGTCCTGTTGTTTTCTCTTATTCTCagctcattgtaaaaaaaaaaaaaatcatacgcATCTTCCCATGATACTTCTTATGTAAAGTAATTCAATGAATTCAATGCTTTGAGAGCTAGAGAGAGAAGAGATTAGACAGAAGATGAGATGTGAAACTAGATATTTGGGATTGAAAGCCTACTGTGTCGTTGTATCAGGAAGGCTTTATTCCTTATGTAATGTTGCCATGTGCATTTTCAGGCCTGTGACAGACTGTTGGCACATCGTGTTGATactaaaatgaaaggaaataaagtgaATGAAGTATTGAATAGATTACACTTGGCCATGCCAACCAAAAGAGATAACAAGGTAGGCTACATGTTTACACTTTTTAGTGTATTTCCCAGTACTTTTTAAGTAAGATAAGAATTCTCTCATCTTAACATGTGAACAGATTAATACGGTgaaatttgcttgctttttatctaTAACTGCCTTTGCTGGTGGGTGAGTCAGCTTGGGATTGTGAATTCTTTAGAAATACATTACTCTGCAATGGTGATTTATGGCATTATAATAAAACTGATTCCAACTGGATTTTTCCCCGTTTTTTATTGGGGTGGATTTTACATTAATTTCAGGAGCGGCTGCCTTTTATACCTGAGGGAGCAGTAGCACGTAAGAAACGCATGGAAGTAGACACACCCAGGAGGAAATTGGTAAGTGGCATCTCTTAATTAGGAGATCAGCAGCTGGATTTTAGATTTGCTATATTAGCCCATAGATTTAAAATTAGATGGTATATAAAGCCATGTGTGTCTTTCCAGGAGAGAGATCTTGAACTTGAAATGGGAGATGATTATGTTTTGGATCTTCAGAGTAAGTATTATATAAGAATCAGTATTATTAAGCACTGAAGTTTGGCTATTTCAGTCTTAAGGGAGAATACCTAAACCTGACTCCTTTCAACTAAGTACCAGTGCCACCATTTTATTGCATACTGTCCTTTACTTCTGTTCCAGAACTGGTGATCTTCAGTGACTGTTCCTTGTTTCGTAGTGTCACTCGGTTGTTTCCCATTTTAGAGTCACATACATAATGACTGGTCTGATGATTCAAATGGTTTTTCCCTTCTATTTTATATTATGCTCTCTCATTAATTCTTGATGCTCTCTTTGTTAAGAAAGTACCAATGTGAGAGAGATTGCATGTATTCTGATTCAGCTGGGTATCTGTTGCTTATTATGGCTTGGCAGTGGATCTTGAAATTATTGAACAATATTTGGCAGTAGGAAGGGGATCAGAAGTATTTGGATATGTCAGAGATGCTGTCAAACTCTTGCTATTTAGGGatatggcttttattttttaattgtgatcTAAGTGTTGTTTTCTATCATTGAACGCTCTTTGAAATTATGTTTGTCTCTTTATTaacttttgttatatttttaagaatactGGGACTTAATGAATTCATCTGAAAAATATGATAAGATACCAGAGATATGGGAAGGTCATAATATACTTGACTACATTGATCCGGATATAATGAGAGTGAGTTTTCCATTGTTGTTTTTGCACTTTTCTTGCCTCTTTATCCCTTTATTTGTTTGGTGTAAATTACTGTATTTGTAGATTAAAAACAGTATGCCATGAGAACAAGTTCTTTTACATTGTGTGTATTTGCCATGGGAAAAGATACTGTTTTCTGAATGATCAAAGACAGAatttcagaagaatgaaaaattgctTTACCTTGTTAGAATGATGGTGGCCTTATCTTTTCCATCTTAAAATACAAGGTTTGCAGAAGTTACATGTCTTCACTGACTACAGCCAGAAGGAATATAGCTATCAAACTTTATGTATTGTGAATAATATGAAATTCACCCATCAAATTTATGTCTACTGGAGTATGATGTTAAAGGAAATGGACTGTATTCTCaatttataacatttttatttaataacaaGCACTGTTCTTATCTCTTGCTGGTTGTTAATGAGTAGTGAGTGCAGACAGTGGAGCCTGCTGGTTTTACAGTTGGGTTCATCGGAATTGCTGGTGTTCCAGACTCACGCTGAGTGTAGaaagagaggggtttttttcagagcgTGTTTCCAGAAACAGCACAGCTAGGACAGTTCACAGTAAGGTACATCTGCAGTCACGCAGTGGGCAGCTTCGGGGCAGTCACACAAATACAGCCAGACTAGAACGCGATGTGATCAAGTAAGTCTGCATAGTAGCGTGCTCCATAGCTTCACAGTAATCTGTATCACCAGCTGCATTAAGTGTGGCTGGAGGGGTTGTTATCAAGTAAACATAGTTCCTTCTTTGAAGTGTCTACATGCTGTCATGGCCCTGGGCCATGCAAAAATGTAATGTTGAGGATTGTAAGTCAAGGATTTGATGAGCATCTTGATTTTCATTTCATCTCTTCAAAATCTAAGAAACTGGAAGAattggagaaggaggaagagctgaGAGAGGCTGCTGGAGAATATGACAGTGAACCAGAAAGTGAAGATGAAGAAATGATGGAAATCCGACAGTTGGCACAACAGATCCgagagaagaagaaactgaaaatcctgCAGTCAAAGGAGAAAGATACTCGAGGTCCGAGGATGCCTAGAACAGCTAAAAAGGCAAGTATAGACATTCTGTAGTAAAATCTTGCTGTTGTATAATAACTTTACAAAAACGTGTAACAATATTGGGGAGTGGAACTGATCACTTTTTCTCAGGTTTGGCTCTCTCCCTTGCTACTTGCTTCCTTCTGTGCTCCTAGGAGTTCTGGTCACTACTTAGTTGTGGAGGCCAAACCAAATGAGTGATAGCAgccctttttgttttgtgtcaCACAAGTGAGTCTTTTGTAAAATTTCATATGTGTTTTAGAAAAAGTTGTGAAGAATACAATTCAGCTCATTTAATTGGATTGCTGCATCGTATTTTTtgtattgttattttaaatgcaaagaattAGGAGAATTATACACTTAAAATGATGTAACACTTGTTACGGAGCCCTCTATGCTGGAAAAGattatatgtatttctttttggaagCTAGATATCACTTTCTAATGTCAGAATCTCTTGTGATTAGTCCAAGACGATTGCAGAATAACGAACTGATAAGTGGGCATTTTGGGAAAATGAATCTTGCTGATTTTGCACCCTATGTTTCTTATCTTTCCCAAAATGTGTGCCTTttgggagagaaggaaatgtttctgaCTGAAATACCTCTCTTTGTcaccttccccccaaaaaggcAAACTATTTGAACAATCTTTAGGGAATGCTGGGATGTTGCAGTCCTGTGAAAAAGGATTTAAGGGTGAAGAGAATTAAGGTGcaataaatgaaatgtgaagTTAACACTTTTATCATCTGCTTGTGGGATGTGCCAAAGGAATAAATATGTAGTGAATATAATGGGCTTATGGTGGTATATTAAGGCAAAAAAATGAGATAGAACCATACTTTTTTGAAATAAACGTGTTTTCTTAACTGTGTTTTTCCAGGTCCAGCGGAAGGTGCTAGAGAAAGAAATGACTGATCTTGGACTCGACATGACTAATAAAGATGATGTAAGTTTTTGCTAATTAAACACAATGTTTATCTAAAGAAGATCAGTTTTATTACATGCTAAATTTCTTTGAGCGCATTTGAAATGCATATTACAGTTGGCACAAGAGAGAAGTGAGATCTATTAAGGAGAAAATAGGAAATGCAGATGAGGCAATTGATACTGGGATTTTTGCATGATGTGATCAAAACATGTTGGGTAGGCTGAAAATATAAACTAACATTTATCAAGAGTCACATACATGCACTGCTTTCTATTAGAACTCTCTTGGAATTTGTATAGGATTCAAGAATGGGGTTTGGCTAAACATGCTTCTTATTTTTCAAGTCTGCTTTGTTGGATGAGACTGCTATGTCAGAAATGGTAATAATGACAGATCAGGCTTATCTTTTTACAGTTCATTAATTCTGTGAGTTGTAAGTGAAGTTTTTGGGGGCAACTGGGATCTTTAGATGTAAGGCAGCTGAAGTACTTCAAACATGGATTTGCCTTCAGGAGACGTTTCATTTtatcagaaattttaaaaaaaaaagtccgtTTTGTACAGCAAATCCAGCAGTATTATGGCTGTCTAGATCTTGAGACCTCAAATTCTTTCACTAAACAAGGAGTTAGGAAACAAGGAATGTCAACACTACCCGTCTGAAGCAAGCTTTTGTGCTTCTCAGAGCTGACATGCCATCTCGATTTAGGAGCGATCTCAGTGAGGTGGAATTTAATACTTAACACTGTAGGAAGATGAGTCTTCAGGTCTGAAATTCTTTAGGGCTTTGTCCTGCAAAGAGGACACTAAGCAGGGTAGGTTTCTTCATTGCTTGCTTGCTGTTGCAAAATTGCTTCAGTATTGCTTTCCAGTAATTTGTCTGTGTCTTTTTATCCATTACTTTTGAatctactgagaaaaaaatcagaaaaccgGAGCTAATAATTGTGAAAAGAATATGCTAATATTCACCAAAATGTGAATATTACTGTAGGACAGAAAGGCAGTGACCAACAGTTGACAAGGTCTTTATGTTACTATGGAATAACCAATATAAGGATGTGTCACAGCAGTCCACTTCCTGTTTTTTCATATTAGTCTAATTAGAAATGGAGCATGTCTGAGCTgattgtttctggttttaatgaTTAAAGTGATGTTTGGCATTTCAGGCACATTATGTGAGAAGGTCCCGTAGTGTTACGAGGAAACGTAAACGTGATGAGTCTGAAACCCCTAGATCTAAATCTGTGGCACGCAGTCGCAGCTCCTCTCGCACACCACGGGATGTTTCTGGTCTTCGTGATGAAAAGGTTTGTTGAAATGATTTACCTTTATAACAATTAAAACAGTGTGATTATACTTAAATCAGCTTCTGGGAAACCTCATACTAGGCTGGTTATGTTTGTCAAGAGttcatctttcttctctttgcagcttcatcttctgtttgtttgaaCTCTCTATACTTCAAAAATGCCTgttcattcttaaaaataagttgTGATAATACAGACTAAGaaactacattttaaattttttgtctCTAAATGCAAGTGTGAAAAAAGTTCTACAAACTGTGGAGTTCCACCTTCAGTGAGTTAGGAATTCCAGGGGTAGTGCGATTGTATTGTTAGTGttctggaaaaagaagagttttgcTGAGGAGGATTAGAGTTGCTTGCAGTGATACTGTTCCAGAGTCGCAGGTGGTGGCCTATGTTAGGCGTTAGCTAATGGCCTTGTTAAGATCATCGAGCTGAGtggttttttaaaaggtaaagcTAGTTACCTGAGTTACTGAGGAAGTTACTCTgcatgtttgtttgcttgtttgtttttaaatagatggTGAAGAAGGTCAAGACCATGGCAAAGAAagctcagaagaaaatgaatcGCCTGGGCAGGAAAGGAGAGTCGGACAGACACATATTTGACTTGAAGCCAAAGCATCTGCTGgctggaaagagaaaatctgGTAAAACACAGAGAAGATAAGGAGTCTTCTGAATTAAAACTGATTAAAACTAAGTTTATTCAAACTAACTTCtagtcttgttttcctttttagtcATATAGAGTGTTTAAAAAGTACGTGGTTTGTGTTAGTGGTTAAGATACTTGAAGCTCAGAGAGCGAAAGTTCTGATACCTTGATCTTCTTGCAGTTCCAAGTAATACCAGGAGAAATTTGTCAATACCAGTGGTAGAAACCATTTCTAAATAGACATAAAAAATACCACTTTGTTCCATTTTCTTACTACTGACTTTCATGTAGCAGTAAAGCATGTGAAGTTCTATGTAAAACTAGATAAATCTAGGTTAAATCTGGAAATGTGAAGTATTTGTTGATGAAGCTACCATCAGAGTTCAAAATGCACAGCTTCGCAAGGTACTGCATGAGTAAGGTTCAGTTTTGTATGTGGAG
This sequence is a window from Pelecanus crispus isolate bPelCri1 chromosome 2, bPelCri1.pri, whole genome shotgun sequence. Protein-coding genes within it:
- the GTPBP4 gene encoding GTP-binding protein 4; the protein is MALYNFKKITVVPSAKDFIDLTLSKTQRKTPTVIHKHYQIHRIRHFYMRKVKYTQQNYHDRLTQILTDFPKLDDIHPFYADLMNVLYDKDHYKLALGQINIAKNLIDNVAKDYVRLMKYGDSLYRCKQLKRAALGRMCTIIKRQKQSLEYLEQVRQHLSRLPTIDPNTRTLLLCGYPNVGKSSFINKVTRADVEVQPYAFTTKSLFVGHMDYKYLRWQVVDTPGILDHPLEDRNTIEMQAITALAHLRAAVLYVMDVSEQCGHSLEEQVELFRNIKPLFANKPLIIVANKCDVKRIAELPEESQKIFENFEAEGFSVIETSTLTEEGVIQVKTEACDRLLAHRVDTKMKGNKVNEVLNRLHLAMPTKRDNKERLPFIPEGAVARKKRMEVDTPRRKLERDLELEMGDDYVLDLQKYWDLMNSSEKYDKIPEIWEGHNILDYIDPDIMRKLEELEKEEELREAAGEYDSEPESEDEEMMEIRQLAQQIREKKKLKILQSKEKDTRGPRMPRTAKKVQRKVLEKEMTDLGLDMTNKDDAHYVRRSRSVTRKRKRDESETPRSKSVARSRSSSRTPRDVSGLRDEKMVKKVKTMAKKAQKKMNRLGRKGESDRHIFDLKPKHLLAGKRKSGKTQRR